Genomic window (Alligator mississippiensis isolate rAllMis1 chromosome 7, rAllMis1, whole genome shotgun sequence):
CCCCTCTTACACCAGGACCCCCTCCCCATCAACCTCAACCTTTCTGAATCCCTGCCCCTAATAACAGTAATGGGTTGATTAAATGCATGCAAATCTTCCCACCCAATGCTTAGCATGTTTTACATAACTGCATATTTAATTAGCTGTCGCTTGGGATTtgtttgggtggggggaagagttgTTTCTCTTCTCGGGCAGGAAAGCAGACCCCCTGGCTTGGGGGTCCCGAGACTCTGTGTGTATACATGAGTTAACCTGGGTTAagtctggaggagggggaagtggggggtaaAGGGTCCCAGGTCCCAtatgggagtgggggtggcagttTCCCAGCCcaagggggcagagctggggtgaTCTCTCTTCTCtccgccccctccctgcctcagctctgtCCCCACGTCCTTCTAGGCTAAGATCCCACAACTACCACCAGCAAATACCATACAGCCCTTCCGGGTCCATATCTCATCATTGCCACCAACAGAGACCACGGGTCTTTCTAGACCCGTatcccacctctcccaccaaCAGGGGTCACAGGGCCTTCTGCTACCAACAGAGAAACCACAGAGCCTTCTAGGCTGATAGCCTGCTTCTTCCAGGACCAGAGACCACAGGTCCTTCTAAGCTAATATCCCACTGCTTCCACCAACAGAGACCACAGGTTGcccctgggtgggcagggctggagtggaCGCTGGCGGAGGGCCAGAGTGCTCCGTATCCTGCTCTGACGAGGGGCTggggtgaaggggaagggggaccTCTGAGTGCAGGGGCTCCTTGGCATCCATGAAGAGCCCTGCGGGAAGTGGTTCCTCCAAGCACAGAGGGCAGGGGTGCGAGCTGATCCCACCAGGGGtgccagcctgcccacctctctgcCCGTTGGCccgtctgcccccctgccagagaGGAAAGAGCTTCCCCGGTGATGTCTCATGCaccagagccacccacccaccGTCCCTGTCCATAAACATCCACCACATCCATCCATGCATCCTCAGTCCCCTTGGCTGCAGTCTGCTCCAGGGTCCGTCTACAACCCACCCACTGGTCCATCCGTCCGTCCAGCCACCCACACCCACCTATCAACTGATCCAGCCATTTACCCACCTACCCACTGGTCCATCcttctgtctgtccatccatgcACCACCTAGCATCCACCCAccagtccatccatctgtccatccacaTATCACCTGCCAACTCATTCATCCATCTGCGGGTCTGCCCTCACGCATCCACCCAAATGGTGCATGTCATCCGCCCATCCACGCCCATCCATTCGCCCACCTCTCAACTGGTCCGTCTACGCCTCCAGCCATCCGCATCCATCCACCCCGCTCGGTGTCTGTCtgtgcactcccccacccccaaccagccCGCCCCGCTCTCCGTTCATCCACGCTCATCCCTCCATCCACTCCTCCCCACTCACCTGCTggtccatccctccctccctgggccaAGACATCTGTTTGCCCACACGCTGATGGGTCCATTTGTCCGTACACTCACGGTCGGTCTGTCCAGCCACCCAATGAACCATCCCATccgtccgtccatccatccacccatccgtCCGCCCCCAGTCACCTACTggtctgtccatccatccccaATCACCTACCTACTGGTccgtccgtccatccatccatccgtccCCAGTCACCTACtggtccatccatccatccatgcacCCACCCATGGGCCAAGACATccacttgcccccccagtgggttcctccatccccccccccccccccggtccgcttgttgcccccaccccagccgtGGGGGGTCCCATGCCCAGGCCGGGgacaaccccccgcccccccctgcgGGTGCAGAACGGACGTCCGGGTTCCACATCCGGTTGGGGGACCGGATGCGCGGGTTCCGgtcgggggcggggggcgggggggggggttggtgcaGAGGGGGCGGGGCCGCAGCCGGACGCCCGggcccctccccttcctccccgcccccccgcggAGCCAGCGCGGCCCCGGGCGATCGCGGACACGCGGCCGGGCCCCgggaggggagcggggcagggctGATCCCgcctgcagctggacctggctcCGGGCCCCATGgacgaggacgaggaggaggaggaggcaatgGAGGCCGAGCAGAGGCCGGCCCCCTCCGCCAGCGGGGGCTCGGTGCgtggcggggccggggctgggggggcagccggggtgtggggcggggggccCGTCTCACGCCCTGCCTGGGCTCCTCTCCTTTGCAGTCCCCGTCCCCCTCCCCGCAGAAGTGGGGCCCGCGGGGCGGCCGGGCGGAGCAgcaagaggagcagcagcaggagcaggaggaggaggaggtgttcGAGGTGAAGACGCTCAGGATCCCTGCGGACggggagctggtgagtgcgggctgcagctggctctggggtgggcacggGTGTGCGGCCGGCTCGGGGCTGGCTGCGcggccggctggcacccccacaCTGGGTTGACCCCCTCCCCAGGTTGATTTCCCCTcggaggaggaggacgaggagctGGTGATCCGGCGGCGGGTGAACGTGGGGGCCCCGGAGCAGGACGAGGTGTTCGAGGTGCGGAAGCTGAGCGCCGGGCGCCCGGTGAGTGCGGCTGAGTCTGGGGGTTACAACGGGGCGAGGGGGTTGGCAGCCCAGGAGCACCGGGGCTCTTTGGGATGGGGCGGTTAGCTCCGCGGTGCCCGGGGCCTGGACGCCCGGTGCTCGGGGTCGGCGTGGCTCACCCCCCTGGTGCCTGGGGTCTGCGGGACGCGGCGCATCAGCTCCGTGGGGCCTGCAGTCCCGGACGCCTGGGCTGTCTGGGTCACGGCACCTCGCCGCCGCGGTGCTGAGGATCCCGGACGCCTGGCGTGCAGCTGTGTtccctccccatgctgccactgacCTTTTCACACCCACCCCCCTCTCTCCCCGCAGCCCGCCTCATCCCGCAAACCCGCCCTgggccccgcgcccggcccggcggctgcccccgccccgcccccgacGCCCTCGGGCGGCCCCCACACCTGCGGGGAGTGCGGCAAGACCTTCAGCCGGCGCTCCAACCTGGCCAAGCACCGCATCATCCACACGGGCGAGAAGCCCTTCGCCTGCGGGGCCTGCGGGCGCGCCTTCAACCAGAGCTCGGCGCTGGCCAAGCACCGGCGCACGCACACGGGCGAGCGGCCCTACGTGTGCGGGGACTGCGGGCGGGCCTTCACGGCCTCCTCCAACCTCCTCCAGCACCGGCGCTACCACACGGGCGAGCGCCCCTACCAGTGCCCCGACTGCGGGCGCCGCTTCTCGCAGAGCTCCAACTACAACCTGCACCGGCGCACGCACACCGGCGCCACCCCCTACGCCTGCCCGGACTGCGGGAAGCGCTTCGccggcagctcctgcctggcccgGCACCGCCGCacccacaccggggagaagccctaccagtgccccgaGTGCGGGAAGCGCTTCTCGGGCAGCTCCACCCTGGTCAACCACCGGCGCAcgcacaccggggagaagccgtaCGGCTGCGGGCACTGCGGGAAGGCCTTCACCCACCACTCCAACCTGGTGGACCACTGGCGCGtgcacaccggggagaagccctACGCCTGCGGGCAGTGCGGCAAGAGCTTCCGCCTCAGCTCCCACATCATCCGCCACCGCCGCACCCACGCCGGCCCCCAGCCCGCGCCTGCCAGCGTGTCCGGTGCTGCCGCCGAGGCCCCCGACCGCCTGTACATCTGCAGCCAGTGCGGCAAGGCCTTCCAGCCGCGGCCCCCCGCCCAGGGACCCTTCCGGTGTCCGGAGtgcggcagcagctgctggacGTAGGGGATGCTCCGGCCCCCCGAAGACGCCCGGGGAAGGGGGATCTGTTGGGCCTGGGATCTGGTGGGGTAATGGCTGCGGTGGTAGggccagtgtggggtgggggtctccATGGGAGCATCCTACTTTTGGGGGTGTGAAGTGACGTCCCTACTGCAGAGACACTGCTGCTGACCACAGGCAGGCACAGACGGGCCTACACACACGGACACACGTGCAGGCAGACATAGACTTGGACACAGGCATGGACAGATGTGGACGGAGGCATGGATGGATATACACcggcacagacacacacagacatgcacgcgcgcgcacacacacacacacaggcataccCCCCCCAATGTCTCCAGGCCTGGTCAGGACATGGACCCCCCCACCGTGAGAGGGGCTGTGTGGGACACCCCCACTAGAAAGAAGGGGGCAGGTAGGGGAAgggtctcccttcccccctcctccaggggCCGCAGCCTGGGGGGGCGAGGGAGGAGCCGTTTTGGGGTCCCCCAATAGCACGGCATGTGGGTGCTTGCTccatgcagggggacccccctccaccctgcaggTGGGCCAGTTGCCCCTgctgggggcaggtgtgggggtcCAGCTGCCTCCGTGGTGCTggaggcatggggcggggggaaggacgGACGTTTTGGGGACTATATGattgtttttccccctttcccttgGAGTGGATAATAATACAGCcgtgtggccaggctgcctggtgtcTTTCCTCCCCCGccgtccctgctgcccccccctccccccgggggcAGAATGTCCCTGGCCAGGGCTGCTTCCCCGCCCATGCCAAGGCCTAGTTGCCCCAGAGCTCAGCCCTGTCCCCATGGCAACCTATCCCTGCCGCCAAGGCCTAGTCACCCACGGACCcagtcctgtgccccccaggccctgctctcgCCATGGCAACCTGTCCCTGCCACCAGGAACTAGTTACTGCCCAGGCACAGCCCTCTTGCCATGGCAACTTGTCACTTCCAcccccattgtttcttgttactaTGACAACTGCCCCACTAGTCATCCCCTGCACCCAGTTCTGTCACCATGGTGAcctgccaacccccagccccccccccccccccccggcctggtcATTTCCAGGCCTTGATGTCACCATGGCAACCTGCCCCTGCCACCGCAGGACTGAGGTGTCCAAGCGAAGGGGGCTCGGCAGGGGGCATGCTGGGTCCGTCCTGGCCCCTGTGTCCAAGCGTCCAGCACAGGGGCTCCTTGCACACCAGGCATGGCTGGACGGGCCCCCACTCCCCGCCCCGAGCGCCAcatcccctcccagctcccactcccctcccGCAGCACCCTGGGGTCCATGTTCCCACGACCTCAGGCAGCTGCGCTCCCACAGACCAGACCCTCAAGGACACCATCTCCAAGCACCTGGCGGAGAAGGAGGGGCTCGGGACCAGGCAGCATGGATCCGccggggcaagtcatgcctgaccgcCGCCTGTGATGAGGTATGTGGCTCTGGGTGTGCGGTGAGCGGTGGATGTGGCTCACCTTGATTTTAGCGAGGCTGTTGATATGGTCGCCTACCATGTTCTTGCACGCAAGCTGAGGAGCGGGCGGTAAGGTGGATGGAAACCTGGGTAGGGCATTGGGCGCAGAGGGTGGTAATCaatggcagccggtatcaagtgtagtgccccaggggtcggtcctggggccggttttgttcgtCGTCTTCATCAGCAGCCTGAAAGATGGCAGAGTGCATCCTTGACCCCCGgctgggggagcagtagatactcGGGAGGGCAGGGCGAGCATGCAGAGTGCCCTCGATGACTTGGAGAAGAGGTCGAAATGgatgtcatgaggttcaactgggacaaaggcagattCCCAcgcttaggatggagcaatcccctgcaccggtgcaggctgggaaTGAGtgggtaagcagcagctctgtagaaaaggacctgcggGTGACGGGACCATGAGACGGGCGCgagcagcagtgtgcccttgttgccaagaaggctaacgccAGGGAGCATTGCCGCCAGATCGGGGCAgcgatccttcccctctattcagcacgggagaggccacatctggagtgctgggtccagttttgggcccgcctgcagaaaggatgtggagaattggagagtccagcggggGGTGGCATGACTTACGTGGAGACTGAAGGAAATTTAGTCTGCAGATGAGGAGactaggggtgggggggacttgatagcagccttcacctccctgcaggggggctgcaaaaaggatggagctgggctggtctcaatGGTGGCgtatgacagaaggagcaatgggctcacgttgcaggaagagaagttgaggttggatattaggaacacTTGTCTTGTGTGTGGGTAGCACAGCGTTGGCACCGGTTGCCCaaagaggtggtggcatctccatccttgggggttttgatGACCTGggtggacaaagctttggctgggatgatggagctggggctggtcctgcttggagcaggggttggactagatgtcacctcctgagctcccttcaaccctcaatTTTTATAGTCCAGGTGCTAACCTGCCCCACCTCACCCTTTCCATGTGGAGCCAGCCTGTGCAGTGAGGCCAGGCTTGGCCTGGAGGGCAGAGGGTTGtagccagccccacagctgcgTGGGGCCTGGCCCGTGTCCAGAGAGCCCAGGGGTCCCAGTTCCCAGCCCCACGAGCTCCCCCCCACCTCGCGGGGAACGCAggcacccctttccccaccactccTCTCCCAAACACCCAGGCCTCCACTCGCCTCGCCCGCCCTCTCGCCACGCGGCTTCCCAGACCCTACAGACACCCCCAGATGGGAGACAAGATCCCGTGTTTATTGCCCCCGGGGGTACAGCCACAACCCCCAGGACAGGGACACAGGTAAGAGGGTGTGGGGACAGTCACTCGGGCTCCTCTTTGACATCCGGCTCCAGGTGGGCGTCCCAGGTGCCCGGGGGCCACACCACCACCTCGTCCTCTGTGTCGTCCTCCTCGCCGGGCCGCACGAAGGGGTCCCGGTAGAGCCGCCCGCCCCCGGGCCCCGGCTGGGGCTCGGCCTGGCGCGTGTGGAcccgctggtgctgagccagagCCGAGCCCTGTGAGAAGCGGCGCCCGCAGCGGGCGCAGGGGTACGGGCGCTCGCCCGTGTGCACGCGCCGGTGCTGCAGCAGCGTGGAGCCCTGGGCGAAGGCCTTGGGGCACTGAGGGCAGCGGTACGGGCGCTCGCCCGAGTGCACGCGGCCGTGCTGCGCCAGTGCCGAGCTGTGCTTGAAGGCCTTGGGGCACTGCGGGCAGCGGTAGGGGCGCTCGCCCGTGTGGGTGCGCTCGTGGCGCCGCAGGGCCGAGAGGTCGCCAAAGCGCTTGGGGCAACCGCCGCAGGCGTAGGGCGTCTCCCCGGTGTGCACGCGCCGGTGCGTGGCCAGCGCCGAGCTCTGGGCGAAGGCCTTGCCGCAGTCCCCGCACAAGTACGGCCGCTCGCCCGTGTGCACGCGGCGGTGGCGCGTCAGGGCCTTGCGGTCGCCGAACCGGCGCCCGCAGTCGCCGCACGGGTACGGCCTCTCCCCGGTGTGGCGGCgctggtgggccagcagggccgaGCTGACGCGGAAGCGGCGCCCGCAGTCCCCGCACAGGTACGGCCGCTCGCCCGTGTGCAGGCGGGCGTGCAGCGCCAGGGCCGAGCGCTGGCTGAAGCGCTTGCCGCACTGCGGGCAGCCGAAGGGCCGCTCGCCCGTGTGCACGCGGCGGTGCTCCCGCAGCGACGACCCGCGTCCAAAGGCCTTGCCGCAGTCCGGGCAGGCGTGGCGCTTGGCGGCAGGGGCGGCGTGGGCGCTGGCTCCGTGGCGCCGCAGGGCTGCCAGCGTCCGGTAGGCCGCCCCGCAGGCCGGGCACGGGTAGGGCGCGGAGGGCCCGGCGCTGCCGCCACCCGCCTCATCCTGGAGGCCCGTCCCGCCATCCGGCTGGACGCCGCTGTTGTCTTGGGGGTCGGCGCCGTTGCGCGGGGGGCCGCCGCCCGCCCGGTCCGCGGCGCCGTCGTGCAGGCGGGCGTGGCGGGCCAGGTGCTCCTTGTGGCGGAAGCGCTTGGGGCAGcgcgggcaggggaaggggcgggcGCCGGCGTGGCCCCGGCGGTGCCGCAGCAGGTTGGAGCTGTTGGCGAAGGCGCGGCCGCAGTCGGGGCAGGCGAAGGGGCGCTCGCCCGTGTGCGTGCGCTCGTGCTTGGCGAACTCCGAGGCCTTggcgaagctcttcccgcacGTCCCGCAGATCACCGGCCCCGGgcggccccgcgcccgccgcctGCGCCCCGCGCCCGAGCCTGGCAGGGAGACAAAAcggggtggggggtcaggggtgccctcaccaccaccccccgcGCTGCCACCCCCCCAGAAGACCCTCACCCGAGGGAGCAGCCGCCCCGTCCCCATCCGCCTCCCCGCTGCCCCGCCCCGCGCGCTCGGCGCTGCATGTGGCCATCGCGCCCCGGGCCCGGCGCAGGAAGTCCCGGCTGCGCCGCGCGAAAGGGGCGGGGCCTCGCGGGttagccccgccccgccccggagcggggggtgggggcggggactCCTGGGGTCGGCTCCGCGGCGCGCGGGGCCCGGGGGCCGCTCCCGTATTTCCTCGTGTAGACGCGCAGCTCCCCGGCGGCGTGCGTGGCACGGCGGGAGGGGTGACCCCGGCCGCGCGCGGGAGGACGtgcgggagcggggggggggggggggtgtgtggggggggacacgggaccttcctgcccccccccccccccgccgcgtGTATGTGGGGGGATgcatgtggggagtggggctgggtcacGTGCTCACCCCCCCACTTTGTCTGCCCCCCCTTGCAGGAGCCAGGATGGAGGCCACGGAGCCGCCCTTCCCGTGCCCCGAGTGCGGGCGCCACTTCGCGGCGCGCTCGGGGCTGGGCCGGCACCGGCGGGTGCACACGGGCGCCcggccctacccctgcccccgcTGCGGGCGCCGCTTTCGCCAGAAGGGCCACCTCGCCCGCCACGGCCGCGTCCACCAGGACGTCCACGACGAGGACCGCGCCGGCGACGGGGACGCGCGCGCGCCGGACGCCCCCGGGGACCCGccgggcccccgcgccgcccccgcccgcccccgccACGCGTGCGGGgcgtgcgggaagagcttcacgaAGCGGCACTCGCTGCGCCAGCACCTGCGGGCCCA
Coding sequences:
- the LOC132251583 gene encoding zinc finger protein ZFP2-like — translated: MATCSAERAGRGSGEADGDGAAAPSGSGAGRRRRARGRPGPVICGTCGKSFAKASEFAKHERTHTGERPFACPDCGRAFANSSNLLRHRRGHAGARPFPCPRCPKRFRHKEHLARHARLHDGAADRAGGGPPRNGADPQDNSGVQPDGGTGLQDEAGGGSAGPSAPYPCPACGAAYRTLAALRRHGASAHAAPAAKRHACPDCGKAFGRGSSLREHRRVHTGERPFGCPQCGKRFSQRSALALHARLHTGERPYLCGDCGRRFRVSSALLAHQRRHTGERPYPCGDCGRRFGDRKALTRHRRVHTGERPYLCGDCGKAFAQSSALATHRRVHTGETPYACGGCPKRFGDLSALRRHERTHTGERPYRCPQCPKAFKHSSALAQHGRVHSGERPYRCPQCPKAFAQGSTLLQHRRVHTGERPYPCARCGRRFSQGSALAQHQRVHTRQAEPQPGPGGGRLYRDPFVRPGEEDDTEDEVVVWPPGTWDAHLEPDVKEEPE